A window of the Fuscovulum sp. genome harbors these coding sequences:
- a CDS encoding HPr family phosphocarrier protein: MTGRVLRIINEKGLHARASAKFVEVVESHEAQARVTKDGMTVSGDSIMGLLMLAASRGTAIEVATQGAEAEKLADALEALVANRFGEDY; this comes from the coding sequence ATGACGGGACGGGTATTGCGGATCATCAATGAGAAGGGCCTGCATGCGCGGGCCTCGGCCAAGTTTGTGGAAGTGGTGGAAAGCCACGAGGCACAGGCGCGGGTGACCAAGGACGGGATGACCGTTTCGGGGGATTCGATCATGGGTCTGCTGATGTTGGCCGCATCGCGCGGCACGGCCATCGAGGTGGCGACGCAGGGGGCGGAAGCGGAGAAGCTTGCCGATGCGCTGGAGGCGCTGGTTGCAAACCGCTTCGGCGAGGACTACTGA
- a CDS encoding FAD-binding protein, translating to MAVLLLADVNDGQLATDAVAKTLSAVASLGDVHLLIAGTSAAAAAEAAKLAGVAKVLHADDAAFDHGMAESTAALIAGLAGGYSHIAAAATAFSKNVLPRVAALLDVMVISDVTAVIDADTFERPIYAGNAIQTVKSADAKKVFTVRTASFAAVGNTGAAAVEKIAASADASLSKWVEDKVAASDRPELTSAGIVVSGGRGVGSQADFALIEQLADKLGAAVGASRAAVDSGYAPNDWQVGQTGKVVAPTLYVAVGISGAIQHLAGMKDSKVIVAINKDEEAPIFQVADYGLVADLFTAVPEMIEKL from the coding sequence ATGGCCGTTCTTCTTCTCGCCGATGTGAATGACGGGCAGCTCGCCACCGATGCCGTGGCAAAGACCCTCTCCGCCGTGGCGTCGCTGGGCGACGTGCATCTCCTGATCGCAGGCACCTCCGCCGCAGCAGCGGCCGAGGCCGCCAAGCTCGCAGGTGTGGCCAAGGTTCTTCACGCAGATGACGCCGCCTTCGATCATGGCATGGCCGAATCCACCGCCGCCCTGATCGCGGGTCTGGCGGGCGGCTACAGCCACATCGCCGCCGCCGCCACCGCGTTTTCCAAGAATGTGCTGCCCCGCGTGGCCGCCCTTCTCGACGTGATGGTGATCTCCGACGTGACCGCCGTCATCGACGCCGACACGTTCGAACGCCCGATCTACGCCGGCAACGCCATCCAGACCGTGAAATCGGCGGATGCGAAAAAGGTGTTCACCGTCCGCACGGCCTCTTTCGCCGCTGTCGGCAACACCGGCGCGGCAGCCGTCGAAAAGATCGCCGCCAGCGCCGATGCCTCGCTGTCGAAATGGGTTGAAGACAAGGTCGCCGCCTCTGACCGCCCGGAACTCACCTCCGCAGGCATCGTCGTCTCTGGTGGCCGTGGCGTCGGGTCCCAAGCCGATTTCGCCCTGATCGAACAACTGGCCGACAAGCTGGGTGCCGCCGTCGGTGCCTCGCGCGCGGCGGTCGACTCGGGCTACGCTCCGAACGATTGGCAGGTCGGCCAAACCGGCAAGGTCGTCGCCCCCACGCTCTACGTGGCCGTCGGCATCTCGGGTGCGATCCAGCATCTGGCCGGGATGAAGGACTCCAAGGTCATCGTCGCCATCAACAAAGACGAAGAGGCCCCGATCTTCCAGGTCGCCGATTACGGCCTCGTGGCCGACCTCTTCACCGCCGTGCCGGAAATGATCGAAAAGCTCTGA
- a CDS encoding lysophospholipid acyltransferase family protein: MTETSQSEDLRSLEVSEEELARRRVERAERPYDMRRLSYAGTFKNPVKANTIRVLEWLTAKVTLLKLIRDFERTGAPVGAPFWPKAIRQMGITIQTPPEEIALIPKTGPLVVVSNHPSGLVDGMVLAELVTRVRSDFKILTRSLLTGIPEVEQFMIPVPFPHEDNARELGLQMRDETMKHLKAGGVIILFPAGKVAMSEGWWGPAVESEWNVFTHKIVKSSGATILPVYFPGQNSRAFLIANKISDTVRQGLLLYEIKRCLFKPTRPVIGAPIPAEELKKWEGNPRGFLAWLREHTLSLKK, from the coding sequence GTGACCGAGACGTCGCAGAGCGAAGATCTCCGCAGCCTTGAGGTGAGCGAAGAGGAACTTGCCCGCCGCAGGGTGGAGCGGGCGGAACGCCCCTATGACATGCGCCGTCTGTCCTATGCCGGAACGTTCAAGAACCCGGTCAAGGCGAACACGATCCGGGTTCTGGAATGGCTGACGGCGAAGGTTACGCTGCTGAAACTGATCCGGGATTTCGAGCGGACGGGGGCGCCGGTGGGCGCACCGTTCTGGCCCAAGGCGATCCGTCAGATGGGGATCACCATCCAGACGCCGCCCGAGGAGATTGCGCTGATCCCGAAGACCGGGCCGCTGGTGGTGGTGTCGAACCACCCGTCGGGATTGGTGGATGGGATGGTTCTGGCGGAATTGGTCACGCGGGTGCGGTCGGATTTCAAGATCCTGACGCGGTCGCTGCTGACGGGGATTCCGGAAGTGGAACAGTTCATGATCCCGGTGCCCTTTCCGCATGAGGACAATGCGCGCGAATTGGGCCTGCAGATGCGGGACGAGACGATGAAGCATCTGAAGGCGGGGGGCGTGATCATCCTGTTCCCGGCCGGCAAGGTGGCGATGTCCGAGGGCTGGTGGGGCCCTGCGGTGGAGAGCGAGTGGAACGTCTTTACCCATAAGATCGTGAAATCCTCGGGCGCGACGATCCTGCCGGTGTATTTCCCCGGCCAGAATTCACGCGCCTTTCTGATCGCCAACAAGATCAGCGACACGGTCCGGCAGGGGCTGCTGCTGTATGAGATCAAGCGCTGCCTGTTCAAGCCGACGCGCCCCGTGATCGGTGCGCCGATCCCGGCGGAGGAGTTGAAGAAGTGGGAAGGGAACCCGCGGGGGTTTCTGGCGTGGCTGCGCGAGCATACGTTGAGTTTGAAGAAATGA
- a CDS encoding sensor N-terminal transmembrane domain-containing protein, whose amino-acid sequence MTAAPRIGKDGRPARSGEVILGEDWTSGEGLVDPALRASRDRRGLVSLNRSPLARKIILFNLLALLVLAGGVLFLNPFRDTLVGLRGEALVNEAALVSDVFEAVAAEAPGPMDAARLARVLESVQVPPGVEAFAVAADGTLAARRMGADRPAIVTRPTPIVDTLTGAWNGVRSLVSGAEPDAAATDGFALVQTLLPAALKGEGVRIDGRAPDGGRLFAVAQPVTVNGQVLAVVALSGDQAGIDVLVRGEREQVLLIFIASLMVSFGLSLVLASTIANPLSDLAAAAELGRDRDARKMAPGRVRIPDLAARPDEIGRLSVAMRGMVAALYDRIDANEQFAADVAHEIKNPLASLRSAVGTMRLAKRDDQKNKLLDVIEHDVRRLDRLVSDISNASRLDSELVKEEEEEFNLVRTLSNIAEYLGQQANEKGVEFITDFPGDPIMIRGLEARLAQVFVNLITNAISFCEDGDAVRVWARRRENRVLIVVEDTGPGIPEQALTKVFKRFYSERPQVQFGEHSGLGLAISKQIVEAHGGVIWAENIRPTHADVTSDPLGARFVVGLPV is encoded by the coding sequence ATGACCGCAGCACCGCGCATTGGAAAGGATGGCCGCCCGGCCCGTTCGGGCGAGGTGATCCTTGGGGAAGACTGGACCTCGGGTGAGGGGCTGGTCGATCCTGCCTTGCGCGCAAGCCGTGACAGGCGGGGGCTGGTGTCGTTGAACCGGTCGCCGCTGGCGCGGAAGATCATCCTGTTCAACCTGCTGGCGCTGCTGGTGCTGGCAGGGGGGGTGCTGTTTCTGAACCCGTTCCGCGATACGCTGGTGGGCCTGCGCGGTGAGGCGCTGGTGAACGAGGCGGCGCTGGTGTCGGACGTGTTCGAGGCCGTGGCCGCCGAGGCGCCGGGGCCGATGGATGCGGCGCGGCTGGCGCGAGTGCTGGAAAGCGTGCAGGTGCCGCCGGGGGTTGAGGCCTTTGCGGTGGCGGCGGATGGCACGCTGGCAGCGCGGCGGATGGGCGCGGATCGCCCGGCGATCGTGACGCGGCCGACGCCGATCGTCGATACGCTGACCGGGGCCTGGAACGGGGTGCGGAGCCTTGTGTCAGGGGCCGAGCCGGATGCCGCAGCGACGGACGGGTTTGCGCTGGTGCAGACGTTGCTGCCTGCCGCGCTGAAGGGCGAGGGCGTGCGGATCGACGGGCGCGCGCCGGATGGCGGGCGGCTGTTTGCCGTGGCGCAACCGGTGACGGTGAACGGGCAGGTTCTGGCCGTTGTCGCGCTGAGCGGCGATCAGGCCGGGATTGATGTGCTGGTGCGCGGCGAGCGGGAACAGGTTTTGCTGATCTTCATCGCGTCGCTGATGGTGTCCTTTGGCCTGAGCCTTGTGTTGGCATCGACGATTGCCAATCCGCTGTCTGACCTTGCGGCGGCGGCGGAGTTGGGGCGCGACAGGGATGCACGCAAGATGGCACCCGGGCGCGTGCGGATCCCCGATCTGGCGGCGCGACCCGATGAGATCGGGCGGCTGTCGGTGGCGATGCGGGGCATGGTGGCGGCGCTCTATGACCGGATCGACGCGAATGAGCAGTTCGCGGCGGATGTGGCGCATGAGATCAAGAACCCCCTTGCCAGCCTGAGGTCTGCCGTCGGCACGATGCGGCTGGCCAAGCGGGACGACCAGAAGAACAAGCTGCTGGACGTGATCGAGCATGACGTGCGGCGGCTGGACCGTCTGGTGAGCGACATTTCCAACGCGTCGCGGCTGGACAGCGAATTGGTGAAGGAGGAGGAGGAGGAGTTCAACCTTGTCCGCACCCTTTCCAACATCGCGGAGTATCTGGGCCAGCAGGCCAATGAGAAGGGTGTCGAGTTCATCACCGATTTCCCCGGCGATCCGATCATGATCCGGGGGCTGGAGGCGCGGCTGGCGCAGGTTTTTGTGAACCTGATCACCAATGCGATCAGCTTTTGCGAAGATGGCGATGCGGTGCGCGTCTGGGCGCGGCGGCGTGAGAACCGGGTGCTGATCGTGGTCGAGGATACTGGGCCGGGGATTCCGGAACAGGCGCTGACCAAGGTGTTCAAGCGGTTCTATTCGGAACGTCCGCAGGTTCAGTTCGGTGAACATTCGGGGCTGGGGCTGGCGATTTCCAAGCAGATCGTCGAGGCGCATGGCGGCGTGATCTGGGCCGAGAACATCCGCCCGACCCATGCGGATGTGACCTCTGATCCGCTGGGCGCGCGGTTTGTGGTGGGTCTGCCGGTGTGA
- a CDS encoding PTS fructose transporter subunit IIA, whose protein sequence is MIGIVIVAHGGLAREYLSAVEHVVGKQDAMRAIAIEDDHDRSAKQAEICAAADSVDTGAGVVVVTDMFGGSPSNLSLMACSGQDRRIVYGANLPMLIKLAKSRELTVTEAVAAALDAGRKYINSLDLGGGA, encoded by the coding sequence GTGATCGGTATCGTGATCGTTGCACATGGCGGGCTGGCGCGGGAATACCTGTCGGCGGTGGAGCATGTCGTGGGCAAGCAAGATGCGATGCGGGCCATCGCCATCGAAGATGACCATGACCGCAGCGCCAAGCAGGCGGAAATCTGCGCGGCGGCGGATTCAGTGGATACCGGCGCGGGCGTGGTGGTGGTGACCGACATGTTCGGTGGATCGCCTTCGAACCTGTCGCTGATGGCGTGCAGCGGGCAGGATCGGCGCATCGTCTATGGCGCGAACCTGCCCATGCTGATCAAGCTGGCCAAATCGCGCGAGCTGACGGTGACCGAGGCGGTGGCGGCGGCGCTTGACGCGGGGCGCAAGTATATCAACAGTCTGGACCTTGGCGGCGGGGCGTGA
- a CDS encoding response regulator transcription factor yields the protein MARIALVDDDRNILTSVAMTLEAEGFEVETYNDGQSALDAFNRRLPDMAVLDIKMPRMDGMDLLQRLRQKTSMPVIFLTSKDDEIDEVLGLRMGADDYVKKPFSQRLLVERIRALLRRQDAIASGEVAVTEETKIMERGNLRMDPLRHSVTWKGNDVALTVTEFMLLQALAQRPGFVKSRDQLMDVAYDDQVYVDDRTIDSHIKRLRKKMRAVDDNFSAIETLYGIGYRYNEE from the coding sequence ATGGCAAGGATCGCGCTTGTCGACGATGACAGGAATATCCTGACATCCGTCGCAATGACCTTGGAAGCCGAGGGCTTTGAAGTAGAAACTTATAATGACGGGCAATCGGCGCTGGACGCCTTTAACCGTCGGCTGCCGGACATGGCGGTTCTCGATATCAAGATGCCGCGGATGGACGGGATGGACCTGTTGCAGCGGCTGCGGCAGAAAACCAGCATGCCGGTGATCTTTTTGACATCCAAGGATGACGAGATCGACGAGGTTCTGGGTCTGCGCATGGGCGCGGATGACTATGTGAAGAAGCCGTTCAGCCAGCGCCTGCTGGTGGAGCGCATCCGGGCGCTGCTGCGCCGGCAGGATGCGATTGCCAGTGGCGAAGTGGCGGTGACGGAAGAGACCAAGATCATGGAGCGGGGCAACCTGCGCATGGACCCGCTGCGCCATTCCGTGACCTGGAAGGGCAATGATGTGGCGCTGACGGTGACGGAGTTCATGCTGTTGCAGGCGCTGGCCCAGCGGCCCGGTTTCGTGAAGAGCCGGGATCAGCTGATGGACGTGGCCTATGACGACCAGGTCTATGTGGACGACCGCACCATCGACAGCCATATCAAGCGGCTTCGGAAAAAAATGCGGGCGGTGGACGACAACTTTTCGGCCATCGAGACGTTATATGGAATCGGCTATCGCTATAACGAAGAGTAA
- a CDS encoding phosphoenolpyruvate carboxykinase, translating into MTNGRVNPAQELAHQGITGLGNVYYNFPEPALVEAAVTRGEGRLGIGGAFLCSTGQFTGRSPKDKHVVRTPSVEKTIWWENNAAMPPEGFDRLHADMLAHMQGRDYFVQDLYAGADPVHRLDVRVVTELAWHGLFIRHVLRRPARAELDSFVPEWTIINCPSFKADPARHGCRSETVIAFHFDKKLILIANTAYAGENKKSVFTLLNYLLPEKGVMPMHCSANHAIGNPVDTAVFFGLSGTGKTTLSASPDRTLIGDDEHGWSDRGSFNFEGGCYAKTINLDPEAEPEIYATTHRFATVVENMVYDPETLELDFNDDSLTANTRCAYPLDYISNASSTGLGGHPKNIIMLTCDAFGVLPPISRLTPAQAMYHFLSGFTAKVAGTERGVTEPQPTFSTCFGAPFMPRRPEVYGKLLQAKIAKHGATCWLVNTGWTGGAFGTGKRMPIKATRALLSAALDGSLGTVEFRRDPNFGFEVPVAVPGVDTALLDPRNTWADKAAYDAQAAKLVDMFSKNFAQYVPFIDDDVKAAAIG; encoded by the coding sequence ATGACGAACGGACGCGTGAACCCCGCGCAGGAATTGGCACATCAAGGCATCACCGGCCTCGGGAACGTCTATTACAACTTCCCCGAACCAGCCCTTGTCGAAGCTGCGGTCACCCGGGGCGAAGGCAGGCTTGGCATCGGCGGTGCCTTCCTCTGCTCCACCGGTCAGTTCACCGGCCGCTCCCCCAAGGACAAGCATGTCGTCCGCACCCCGTCGGTGGAAAAGACGATCTGGTGGGAAAACAACGCCGCCATGCCGCCCGAAGGCTTTGATCGCCTCCATGCCGACATGCTGGCCCATATGCAGGGCCGCGATTACTTCGTTCAGGATCTCTACGCCGGGGCCGACCCCGTCCATCGCCTCGATGTGCGCGTCGTCACCGAACTGGCTTGGCACGGCCTTTTCATCCGCCACGTCCTGCGCCGCCCCGCCCGGGCCGAGCTTGACAGCTTCGTCCCCGAATGGACCATCATCAACTGCCCCAGCTTCAAGGCCGACCCGGCCCGCCACGGCTGCCGCAGCGAAACCGTCATCGCCTTCCACTTCGACAAGAAGCTGATCCTGATCGCCAACACGGCCTATGCGGGCGAAAACAAGAAATCCGTCTTCACCCTGCTCAACTACCTGCTGCCCGAAAAAGGCGTGATGCCGATGCACTGCTCGGCCAACCACGCCATCGGCAACCCGGTCGACACGGCGGTCTTCTTTGGCCTCTCCGGCACGGGCAAGACCACGCTTTCCGCATCGCCCGATCGCACCCTGATCGGCGACGATGAACACGGCTGGTCCGACCGCGGCTCCTTCAATTTTGAGGGCGGCTGCTACGCCAAGACCATCAACCTCGACCCCGAGGCAGAGCCCGAAATCTACGCCACCACCCACCGCTTCGCGACTGTGGTGGAAAACATGGTCTATGATCCCGAAACGCTGGAACTTGATTTCAACGATGACAGCCTGACCGCCAACACGCGCTGCGCCTATCCGTTGGACTATATCTCCAACGCCTCCAGCACCGGCCTTGGCGGGCACCCCAAGAACATCATCATGCTCACCTGCGATGCCTTCGGCGTCCTGCCGCCCATCTCGCGGCTGACGCCCGCGCAGGCCATGTATCACTTCCTGTCCGGCTTCACCGCCAAGGTGGCTGGCACCGAACGCGGCGTCACCGAACCGCAGCCCACCTTCTCCACCTGCTTCGGCGCGCCCTTCATGCCCCGCCGGCCCGAGGTCTATGGCAAGCTTCTGCAAGCCAAGATCGCCAAGCACGGCGCAACCTGCTGGCTGGTCAACACCGGCTGGACCGGCGGCGCCTTCGGCACGGGCAAGCGGATGCCGATCAAGGCCACCCGCGCGCTGCTCTCAGCCGCACTCGATGGCTCCCTCGGCACCGTGGAATTCCGCCGCGACCCGAATTTCGGGTTCGAGGTGCCGGTCGCCGTGCCGGGCGTGGACACCGCCCTTCTCGACCCGCGCAACACCTGGGCCGACAAAGCCGCCTATGACGCGCAGGCCGCGAAACTGGTGGACATGTTCTCCAAGAACTTCGCCCAATACGTCCCGTTCATCGACGATGACGTAAAGGCCGCCGCCATCGGCTGA
- a CDS encoding 3-hydroxybutyryl-CoA dehydrogenase: protein MAEIRTVGIVGAGQMGNGIAHVFALAGYDVLLNDIAQDSLDKAVALIDRNIERQVSRGKVSAEDKAAAMARIRTTLKLADLGPSDLIIEAATERETVKQAIFEDLLPHLKPSTILTSNTSSISITRLASRTDRPEKFMGFHFMNPVPVMQLVELIRGIATDQDTWDSLHAVVRKLGKTAASAEDFPAFIVNRILMPMINEAVYTLYEGVGSVKSIDESLKLGANHPMGPLELADFIGLDTCLAIMNVLHDGLADTKYRPCPLLTKYVEAGWLGRKTQRGFYDYRGETPVPTR from the coding sequence ATGGCAGAGATCCGCACCGTCGGCATCGTGGGCGCAGGTCAGATGGGCAATGGCATCGCCCATGTCTTCGCCCTTGCTGGCTATGACGTGCTGCTCAATGACATCGCGCAGGACAGCCTCGACAAGGCTGTCGCGCTCATCGACCGCAACATCGAACGGCAAGTCAGCCGGGGCAAAGTCAGCGCCGAGGATAAGGCCGCCGCGATGGCCCGCATCCGGACCACGCTCAAACTCGCCGATCTCGGCCCCTCTGACCTTATCATCGAAGCCGCCACCGAACGCGAAACCGTCAAGCAGGCGATATTCGAGGATCTGCTGCCCCACCTGAAGCCCTCCACGATCCTCACCTCCAACACCTCGTCCATCTCCATCACGCGCCTTGCCAGCCGCACCGACCGGCCGGAAAAATTCATGGGCTTCCACTTCATGAACCCCGTCCCAGTGATGCAACTGGTGGAACTGATCCGCGGCATCGCCACCGATCAGGACACTTGGGACAGCCTCCACGCCGTTGTTCGCAAACTGGGCAAGACCGCCGCCAGCGCTGAAGACTTCCCCGCTTTCATCGTCAACCGCATCCTGATGCCCATGATCAACGAAGCGGTCTATACGCTCTACGAAGGCGTAGGCTCGGTCAAATCCATCGACGAATCTCTCAAACTCGGCGCGAACCACCCGATGGGCCCGCTGGAACTGGCCGATTTCATCGGGCTGGACACCTGCCTTGCCATCATGAACGTGCTGCATGACGGTCTGGCCGACACCAAATACCGCCCCTGCCCTCTGCTGACAAAGTATGTGGAGGCGGGGTGGCTCGGCCGCAAAACCCAGCGCGGCTTCTACGACTATCGCGGCGAAACCCCGGTTCCGACACGCTAA
- the rapZ gene encoding RNase adapter RapZ — protein sequence MQEHRLVLVTGPSGAGRSTAIDALEDLGYEVIDNLPLSLVPRLIEGAPLGRPIALGLDVRNRDFNVAALIELIDALTRDPRVTLEMIYVDCAASVLIQRYSQTRRRHPLAPAETPAEGVAREIDLLAPIRARADHLIDTSEMSPHDLKAELAQWFDPRVGERLAVSLQSFSFKRGMPRGVDMVFDCRFLRNPYWEQALRDLDGRDEAVEAYIRGDARFAEFYGRLSDLITFLLPAMVEEGKAHLAIGFGCTGGQHRSVAVAEILAKALAEAGWPVSKRHRELERRAASQPPLATGVTGA from the coding sequence ATGCAGGAGCATCGGCTGGTGCTGGTGACCGGGCCTTCGGGGGCCGGACGGTCAACCGCGATCGATGCGCTGGAAGATCTGGGTTATGAGGTGATCGACAATCTGCCGCTGAGCCTTGTGCCGCGGCTGATTGAGGGGGCGCCGCTGGGGCGGCCCATCGCGCTGGGCCTGGATGTGCGCAACCGCGATTTCAACGTGGCGGCGCTGATCGAGTTGATTGATGCGCTGACGCGGGATCCGCGGGTGACGCTGGAAATGATCTATGTGGATTGCGCGGCATCCGTGCTGATCCAGCGCTACAGCCAGACGCGGCGGCGCCATCCGCTGGCCCCGGCGGAAACGCCTGCCGAAGGGGTGGCGCGCGAGATTGATCTCTTGGCGCCGATCCGGGCGCGGGCGGATCATCTGATCGACACCAGTGAGATGAGCCCGCATGACCTGAAGGCGGAACTGGCGCAGTGGTTCGATCCACGGGTCGGCGAGCGGCTGGCGGTATCGTTGCAAAGCTTCAGCTTTAAGCGCGGGATGCCGCGCGGTGTGGATATGGTGTTCGATTGCCGGTTTCTGCGGAATCCCTATTGGGAACAGGCCTTGCGCGATCTGGACGGGCGCGATGAAGCGGTGGAGGCCTATATCCGCGGCGATGCGCGCTTTGCGGAATTCTACGGACGGTTGAGCGATCTGATCACCTTTCTGCTTCCGGCTATGGTGGAGGAAGGCAAGGCGCATCTGGCCATCGGCTTTGGCTGCACCGGCGGGCAGCATCGCAGTGTTGCAGTTGCAGAAATACTGGCCAAAGCGCTTGCAGAGGCGGGCTGGCCGGTGTCAAAACGTCACCGGGAACTGGAACGCAGGGCGGCATCGCAGCCGCCCTTGGCTACTGGGGTGACAGGCGCGTGA
- a CDS encoding HPr kinase/phosphatase C-terminal domain-containing protein produces MTGNGLLLHATCVAVEGRGILIIGPSGAGKSALALQLMALGARLVADDQVALSLRDGALWAACPPTIRGMIEARGVGLLNADPVEGAEVVLAVDLGQGETMRLPPRREVSYLGRSVDLVLGSQTPHFPASLLLYVSAGRRE; encoded by the coding sequence GTGACCGGCAACGGCCTGCTGCTGCACGCGACCTGCGTGGCGGTCGAGGGGCGGGGCATTCTGATCATCGGGCCATCGGGGGCGGGCAAGTCGGCGCTGGCCTTGCAGCTTATGGCGCTGGGCGCGCGGCTGGTGGCGGATGATCAGGTGGCGCTTTCGCTGCGCGATGGGGCGCTTTGGGCCGCGTGCCCGCCGACGATCCGGGGAATGATCGAGGCACGGGGAGTGGGTCTGCTGAATGCCGATCCCGTTGAGGGGGCCGAAGTGGTGCTGGCAGTCGATCTGGGGCAGGGGGAAACGATGCGCCTGCCGCCGCGACGTGAGGTTTCCTATCTTGGGCGGAGCGTGGACCTTGTGCTGGGAAGCCAAACGCCCCATTTCCCGGCTTCGCTGCTGCTCTATGTCAGTGCAGGACGCAGGGAATGA
- a CDS encoding sulfite exporter TauE/SafE family protein, with protein sequence MVAADRARGAGMDVAMAGLEPAAFWAAMAVTLFAGFVKGAVGFAMPLIMISAFNGFLPPELAVAGLILPTLITNLSQSTRQGLPAAWESVIAYRRFLIGTVVFIILSAPLLTVIPRTAYLLILGVPVTAFAGLQLAGVPLALPIRHRARAEWGLGVLGGMFGGISGIWGPPLLVYLLSTGAGKQETVRVQGVVFLIGAVALLAAHLRTGVADAASLGFSAALVVPAMVGMFIGYRVQDRLDQAQFRRWTQGLLVLTGLNLVRQAVM encoded by the coding sequence ATGGTCGCAGCCGACAGGGCGCGGGGGGCTGGAATGGACGTGGCGATGGCGGGGCTGGAGCCTGCGGCATTCTGGGCGGCGATGGCGGTGACGCTGTTTGCCGGGTTCGTGAAGGGGGCGGTGGGCTTTGCCATGCCGCTGATCATGATTTCGGCCTTTAACGGGTTCCTGCCGCCGGAACTTGCGGTGGCGGGGCTGATATTGCCGACGCTGATCACCAATCTGAGCCAGTCGACGCGGCAGGGTTTGCCTGCGGCGTGGGAGTCGGTGATCGCCTATCGGCGGTTTCTGATCGGGACGGTGGTGTTCATCATCCTGTCAGCGCCGCTGCTGACGGTGATCCCGCGCACGGCATATCTGTTGATCCTGGGGGTGCCGGTGACAGCCTTTGCAGGGTTGCAACTGGCGGGGGTGCCTTTGGCGCTGCCCATCCGGCACAGGGCGCGGGCGGAATGGGGGCTGGGGGTTCTGGGCGGGATGTTCGGGGGAATTTCGGGCATCTGGGGGCCGCCTCTGCTGGTCTATCTGCTGTCGACCGGGGCGGGCAAGCAGGAGACGGTGCGGGTGCAGGGGGTGGTGTTTCTGATCGGGGCGGTGGCCCTGCTGGCGGCGCATCTGCGGACCGGGGTGGCCGATGCGGCGAGCCTTGGGTTTTCGGCCGCGTTGGTGGTGCCTGCGATGGTGGGAATGTTCATCGGCTATCGCGTGCAGGACCGGCTGGATCAGGCGCAATTCCGGCGCTGGACGCAGGGGTTGCTTGTGCTGACCGGGTTGAACCTGGTGCGGCAGGCGGTGATGTGA
- a CDS encoding DUF6473 family protein, which translates to MAYVYPGDGSLDYMPCRYGRSRLLFRGPRRDLGGRYAVVLGGIEAYGRYIPQPYPALLEAGLDLPVVNLGCPNAGPDAWLNDPAVMEIVSRAVVTVVQVPGAADLTNRLYTVHQRRNDRFLRASPLLQAIYRGVDFTDFSFTRHMLRSLFEAGPERFALVADELRAAWGARMGALLAGMRGKTVLLWMADQAPGPRRDVPMGEPLLVDAAMLEAAMERADALVTVTPSVATRWKGLEGMVFPALAEPAARGLPGVVAHEDVAAALLPVLRGMV; encoded by the coding sequence ATGGCCTATGTTTATCCCGGCGACGGGTCGCTGGATTATATGCCGTGCCGGTATGGGCGGTCGCGGTTGCTGTTTCGCGGGCCGCGGCGCGATCTGGGCGGGCGCTATGCGGTGGTTCTGGGCGGGATCGAGGCTTATGGCCGCTATATCCCGCAGCCCTATCCCGCGCTGCTGGAGGCGGGGCTTGATCTGCCGGTGGTCAATCTGGGCTGCCCCAATGCGGGGCCGGATGCATGGCTGAACGATCCGGCGGTGATGGAGATCGTGTCGCGGGCGGTTGTGACAGTGGTGCAGGTGCCCGGCGCGGCGGATCTGACGAACCGGCTGTATACGGTACATCAACGGCGCAATGACCGGTTCCTGCGGGCGTCGCCCTTGTTGCAGGCGATCTATCGCGGGGTGGATTTCACGGATTTCAGCTTTACCCGCCATATGCTGCGGTCACTGTTCGAGGCGGGGCCAGAGCGGTTTGCGCTGGTGGCGGATGAGTTGCGGGCGGCCTGGGGCGCGCGGATGGGGGCATTGCTGGCAGGGATGCGGGGAAAGACGGTGCTGCTGTGGATGGCCGATCAGGCCCCCGGCCCGCGCCGCGATGTGCCGATGGGAGAGCCGCTGCTGGTGGATGCGGCGATGTTGGAGGCGGCGATGGAGCGGGCGGATGCGCTGGTGACCGTGACGCCCAGTGTGGCAACGCGGTGGAAGGGGCTGGAGGGGATGGTGTTTCCGGCCTTGGCCGAGCCTGCGGCGCGGGGCCTGCCGGGTGTGGTGGCGCATGAGGATGTGGCGGCGGCCCTGTTGCCGGTGCTGCGCGGGATGGTGTGA